The following coding sequences lie in one Geitlerinema sp. PCC 9228 genomic window:
- a CDS encoding gluconeogenesis factor YvcK family protein: VTGDLEQGIATSSKVLAIRGQVLPATVTDVNLWAELDDGRRIEGESNITEAGGNIVKIGCLPQQPPALPKVLQGIEGADFVVIGPGSLYTSVIPNLLVPEIREAISATQVPRIYVCNIMTQPGETTNYTVADHIQAIDDACGGQRLFDAVLVQKRSPSAQALIRYEQENSHFVDLDRERVRQLGRRIVLADILHEDPETGYVRHHSQQLAKVLMRWYWRAGQLDTRRSKKQRVGARTSV, from the coding sequence TGTCACCGGCGATTTGGAACAGGGAATTGCCACCAGTTCCAAAGTGCTGGCGATTCGCGGTCAGGTGTTGCCAGCCACAGTCACCGATGTGAATTTATGGGCCGAATTGGACGATGGTCGCCGCATTGAGGGAGAGTCCAATATTACCGAAGCTGGCGGCAATATTGTCAAAATTGGTTGCCTTCCCCAACAGCCGCCGGCTTTACCAAAAGTCTTGCAAGGCATCGAAGGGGCAGATTTTGTGGTTATCGGTCCGGGAAGTTTGTACACCAGCGTCATTCCCAACTTACTGGTTCCCGAAATCCGAGAAGCCATTTCAGCAACCCAAGTACCGCGCATCTACGTTTGCAATATTATGACCCAACCAGGGGAAACTACCAACTATACTGTCGCCGACCACATCCAAGCCATTGACGATGCTTGTGGCGGCCAACGTTTGTTCGATGCAGTGTTGGTGCAAAAACGCTCTCCATCCGCCCAAGCCTTGATCCGGTACGAACAGGAAAATTCCCATTTCGTAGATTTGGACCGAGAACGGGTGCGACAACTGGGACGTCGCATTGTCCTAGCGGATATTTTACATGAAGACCCAGAAACTGGCTACGTCCGCCACCATTCCCAACAGCTAGCCAAAGTACTGATGCGCTGGTACTGGCGCGCCGGTCAGTTGGATACTCGCCGCAGCAAAAAGCAACGAGTTGGTGCGCGAACATCTGTATAA